The Tistrella mobilis genome includes a window with the following:
- a CDS encoding glutathione S-transferase family protein: MTLKIYGMSASRTSRNLWMAEELGIAYEHIPVKIADAASDPDIARLNPNLRIPVIEDDGVVITESMAINLYLAAKHGGPLAAGNAAEAGLMAQWSFWAVTDLEALSLTVLLHRLVLRGEARDAARAEAAEASLARPLAVLDKALAKGDGWLVGGRFTVADLNVSAIVHWLAAARMDLSGVPHVADWVKRCRDRDAAKTAQKLP, encoded by the coding sequence ATGACGTTGAAGATCTACGGGATGAGCGCGTCGCGCACCTCGCGCAATCTCTGGATGGCCGAGGAACTCGGCATCGCCTACGAGCACATCCCGGTCAAGATCGCCGACGCGGCGAGCGACCCCGACATTGCCCGCCTCAACCCCAATCTCCGGATTCCGGTGATCGAGGACGACGGCGTGGTCATCACCGAATCCATGGCGATCAACCTCTACCTGGCCGCGAAACACGGCGGGCCGCTTGCCGCGGGCAATGCCGCCGAAGCGGGGCTGATGGCCCAGTGGAGCTTCTGGGCGGTCACCGATCTGGAGGCGCTGTCGCTGACCGTGCTGCTGCACCGCCTGGTGCTGCGCGGCGAAGCCCGCGATGCCGCCCGCGCCGAGGCGGCGGAAGCCAGCCTTGCCCGGCCGCTCGCCGTGCTCGACAAGGCCCTGGCCAAGGGCGATGGCTGGCTGGTCGGCGGCCGCTTCACCGTGGCCGACCTCAATGTCTCGGCCATCGTCCACTGGCTGGCGGCGGCACGCATGGATCTGTCGGGCGTGCCCCATGTCGCGGACTGGGTGAAGCGCTGCCGCGATCGCGACGCGGCGAAGACCGCCCAGAAGCTGCCCTGA